From the Solanum stenotomum isolate F172 chromosome 4, ASM1918654v1, whole genome shotgun sequence genome, one window contains:
- the LOC125861653 gene encoding polygalacturonase-like, producing MDLKFKLVHIALGVLLLAQKGESQNANFDITKYGANANADISEAVGKAFKEACASTSPSTIVIPKGTFQMNQVKLEGPCKGPIELQIQAILKAPSDPNAIKVGEWLTVNKLDFFTMSGGGTLDGQGKAAWECKQSKKCTKLPNNLSFNSLTNSIIKDITTLDSKSFHVNVNQCKNLTFINFNVSAPANSPNTDGIHVARASSVNITESAFSTGDDCISIGDETEQLYITKVTCGPGHGISVGSLGGNPGEKPVVGVFVKNCTFTSTDNGVRIKTWPASHPGVVSDIHFEDIIVQNVSNPIVIDQVYCPSGKCNKDLPSQVKISKVSIQNIKGTSRTQNAVTLLCSKGSPCEGVEVGDIDISYSGKEGPAKSSCENIKPNFKGKQIPAVCSAAADAPAPAAAAAAS from the exons atggatttgaaattcaagttggtTCATATTGCATTAGGTGTGTTACTTCTAGCACAAAAAGGTGAATCTCAAAATGCTAA TTTTGATATAACTAAATATGGTGCCAATGCCAATGCTGATATTAGTGAG GCTGTGGGGAAAGCTTTTAAAGAAGCATGTGCATCAACAAGTCCAAGTACAATAGTGATCCCAAAAGGAACATTCCAAATGAATCAAGTGAAATTAGAAGGACCATGCAAAGGCCCTATTGAACTTCAAATTCAAGCCATTTTGAAAGCTCCTTCAGACCCTAATGCAATCAAGGTTGGTGAATGGTTAACAGTCAACAAACTTGATTTCTTCACAATGTCTGGTGGTGGAACACTTGATGGTCAAGGTAAAGCTGCATGGGAATGCAAACAGTCCAAAAAGTGCACCAAGCTTCCCAAT AATTTGAGCTTCAACTCCCTCACAAATTCCATAATCAAGGACATAACAACATTGGATAGCAAATCATTCCATGTGAATGTTAACCAATGCAAGAACTTAACTTTCATTAACTTCAACGTCAGTGCTCCGGCTAATAGCCCGAACACTGATGGGATCCACGTGGCGAGAGCAAGCTCTGTGAATATCACAGAGTCTGCTTTCTCCACGGGAGATGATTGCATCTCCATTGGCGATGAAACGGAACAACTTTACATCACTAAAGTCACTTGTGGACCTGGTCATGGTATTAGTGTGGGTAGCCTTGGTGGAAATCCTGGTGAAAAGCCAGTTGTTGGTGTTTTTGTTAAAAATTGCACTTTTACTAGCACTGATAATGGTGTTAGGATCAAGACATGGCCTGCTTCTCATCCTGGTGTTGTATCTGATATACATTTTGAAGATATCATTGTGCAAAATGTTAGCAATCCTATTGTCATTGATCAAGTTTATTGTCCAAGTGGAAAATGCAACAAAGAT ttgcCTTCACAAGTGAAGATTAGCAAGGTGTCTATCCAAAACATAAAAGGtacatcaagaactcaaaatgcaGTCACACTACTTTGTAGCAAAGGCTCACCATGTGAAGGTGTTGAAGTTGGAGACATTGACATCTCATATAGTGGTAAAGAAGGACCAGCAAAATCAAGTTGTGAAAATATTAAGCCAAATTTTAAGGGCAAACAAATTCCAGCTGTTTGTTCAGCTGCTGCTGATGCTCCTGCTCCCGCCGCGGCCGCCGCGGCttcttaa